From Sodalis glossinidius str. 'morsitans', the proteins below share one genomic window:
- a CDS encoding metallophosphoesterase family protein: MIIGVISDIHQNGKRENDILEVSLKNMVNNGATALIMAGDIGDYHRDREKALSIITNCFPSDFHNHMMLMLGNHDVRTGAKPDQSLDPDLVGLYHKHLDKFGIKYYDNMMCIDAWFNEYHVLCLNTDLGLKDKMYLNDNSIRWLKEKLAENSDIHKPIFVVTHQPFNSSHWRAGLFGGFGDQDEILKELFNEYPQIIMLNGHIHNGFGVIEFIQRPFGTLVEIPSLTKGENGVKSDGPGWLIKTSRESLVFEAWDFFNNKRLDQYDQTINLPQLSVLARELTELERNDRNDLLTNASILMNKKYLNDMPDGNNTVKEQNYYKIDKIYDQKTWLKIDELRHEIIDYLDEKSFHTFPIINGKDITEEALRNALNEQNHIIIKMYDGGWASKIFIPSVVEENKIIKIATNAGYQTHVYYDNKEVVLNRGDALTLTTKVIWHEL, encoded by the coding sequence ATGATTATTGGCGTAATTAGTGATATACACCAGAATGGTAAGCGTGAGAATGATATACTTGAGGTGTCATTGAAAAATATGGTAAATAATGGAGCCACAGCATTAATTATGGCCGGTGATATTGGTGATTATCATAGAGATAGAGAAAAGGCTCTTTCAATTATAACAAATTGTTTCCCAAGTGATTTTCATAATCACATGATGCTTATGTTGGGTAATCACGATGTGAGAACAGGAGCTAAACCAGATCAATCTTTAGACCCGGATTTGGTTGGTTTATATCACAAACATTTAGATAAATTTGGCATTAAATACTATGATAATATGATGTGTATTGATGCTTGGTTTAATGAATATCATGTTTTATGCTTGAATACCGATCTCGGTCTTAAAGATAAAATGTATTTGAATGATAATTCAATAAGATGGCTAAAAGAAAAGTTAGCTGAAAATAGCGACATCCATAAACCAATTTTTGTTGTCACACATCAACCATTTAACTCCTCTCATTGGAGAGCAGGCCTCTTTGGTGGTTTCGGCGATCAGGATGAAATCCTAAAGGAATTATTCAACGAATATCCGCAAATCATCATGCTGAACGGCCATATACATAATGGTTTTGGAGTAATTGAATTTATTCAACGCCCTTTTGGTACACTGGTTGAAATTCCAAGTTTGACGAAAGGAGAAAATGGAGTTAAATCAGATGGTCCTGGTTGGTTAATAAAAACAAGTCGTGAATCACTAGTTTTTGAAGCATGGGATTTCTTTAACAACAAGAGATTAGACCAATATGACCAGACTATCAATCTCCCTCAATTATCGGTTTTGGCTAGAGAGCTAACTGAATTAGAGAGAAATGACCGAAATGACCTGTTGACCAATGCGTCAATATTAATGAACAAAAAATATCTTAACGATATGCCTGATGGCAACAATACCGTTAAAGAACAAAATTATTACAAAATTGATAAAATATATGATCAAAAAACCTGGCTTAAAATTGATGAATTACGGCATGAAATCATTGATTATTTAGATGAAAAATCATTCCATACTTTTCCCATAATTAATGGAAAAGATATAACCGAAGAGGCGTTGCGCAACGCATTAAATGAACAAAATCATATAATCATTAAGATGTATGATGGCGGATGGGCATCTAAAATTTTTATTCCTTCAGTTGTAGAAGAAAACAAAATAATAAAAATTGCCACGAACGCAGGCTATCAGACACACGTCTATTACGATAACAAAGAGGTGGTTCTCAATAGAGGGGATGCCTTGACGCTAACCACCAAAGTGATTTGGCATGAGTTATGA
- a CDS encoding ogr/Delta-like zinc finger family protein, producing the protein MAFKCPRCGAVAKTRTSEGMSSETRRSYHQCQNLLCGSTFTTLERMLNTPKSVDLPKDFTLPKTFFSAHITAMTC; encoded by the coding sequence ATGGCGTTCAAGTGTCCACGTTGCGGCGCGGTGGCAAAAACCCGCACCAGCGAGGGAATGAGTTCGGAAACCCGGCGCAGCTACCATCAGTGCCAGAATCTGTTATGCGGTAGCACCTTTACCACGCTGGAAAGAATGCTGAACACGCCGAAGTCCGTTGACTTGCCGAAAGATTTTACCCTGCCCAAAACGTTTTTCTCCGCACACATTACGGCAATGACCTGCTGA
- a CDS encoding glycoside hydrolase family protein, which yields MLDRQLKKAAESTPASKTTKRTPAGRKRAAECRALLERDWATFSRVVDRAVSVPMSDYQRAVLVSFSYNVGAAAFEHWCIFRGRLLRTPPASEDA from the coding sequence GTGCTTGATCGCCAGTTGAAAAAAGCCGCTGAGTCGACACCGGCCAGCAAGACGACGAAACGCACACCGGCGGGACGAAAACGCGCCGCCGAGTGCCGGGCCTTACTGGAGCGCGACTGGGCAACGTTTTCCCGTGTGGTTGACCGTGCCGTCAGCGTACCGATGAGCGATTACCAGCGGGCGGTGCTGGTCTCCTTTAGCTACAACGTCGGTGCCGCCGCGTTTGAGCACTGGTGCATTTTTCGAGGGAGGCTTTTGAGGACGCCACCGGCGTCAGAAGACGCGTAG
- a CDS encoding P2 family phage major capsid protein — MHTLTAHRYRCEQTNFDTFLSYTQIDAWSGHPQFHQMISDQIARQEANDRLMVGFNGTSRAAKSDRAKHPLLQDTKKGWLQHLREDAPQRIMKGITLTQRDEDGKIVAKGKYAHLDALVYDALTSLLKTLAYTLRNRAADGDSAEALSLLQQALRLHSGNRGQAGYRSA; from the coding sequence CTGCATACCCTGACGGCGCACCGCTACCGCTGTGAGCAAACCAATTTCGATACCTTCCTGTCGTATACGCAGATTGATGCCTGGAGCGGCCACCCGCAGTTTCATCAGATGATAAGCGACCAGATCGCCCGCCAGGAGGCGAATGACCGGCTGATGGTGGGCTTCAACGGCACTTCTCGCGCCGCGAAGTCGGACCGGGCCAAACATCCGCTGCTGCAGGACACCAAGAAGGGCTGGTTACAGCACCTGCGTGAGGACGCGCCACAGCGCATCATGAAGGGGATCACCCTGACTCAACGCGATGAAGACGGCAAGATTGTCGCCAAAGGCAAATATGCCCACCTCGACGCCTTGGTGTATGACGCCCTTACCTCCCTGCTTAAAACGCTGGCGTACACCCTGAGAAACAGGGCCGCCGACGGGGACAGCGCCGAGGCATTGTCACTGCTGCAACAGGCCTTGCGCCTGCACAGCGGTAATCGAGGTCAAGCGGGATATCGAAGTGCTTGA
- a CDS encoding phage portal protein: MKALVLDFLVFGNAYLEARRNRLGQVIRLIRTPAKYMRRGEQAGRYWFVKSWMEEHEFAPDSVFHLMNPDIHQEIYGLPEYLAGLVSASLSQVATLFRTRFFENGSHAGVLVHLTDALADPEGAKKLEQALSSARGNGAFRNVFLHTVAVQRTASR; this comes from the coding sequence ATGAAAGCGCTTGTGCTGGATTTTCTGGTGTTTGGCAATGCCTATCTGGAAGCCAGGCGTAACCGGCTGGGACAGGTAATCCGGTTAATCCGCACGCCCGCCAAATATATGCGGCGCGGTGAGCAGGCAGGGCGCTACTGGTTTGTGAAAAGCTGGATGGAAGAGCATGAGTTTGCCCCCGACAGCGTATTTCATCTGATGAACCCGGATATTCATCAGGAAATTTACGGGCTACCGGAATATCTGGCAGGACTGGTGTCCGCCAGCCTGAGTCAGGTGGCCACGCTGTTTCGTACCCGCTTCTTTGAGAACGGCAGCCATGCCGGAGTGCTGGTCCATTTGACGGACGCGCTGGCAGATCCGGAAGGGGCCAAAAAACTGGAGCAGGCCCTGAGCAGTGCCCGTGGCAACGGGGCCTTCAGGAATGTGTTTTTACATACGGTAGCGGTTCAAAGGACGGCATCCAGATAA
- a CDS encoding replication endonuclease, translated as MRLTELRREDTLLAKKQVDDQLETVSSSIYWRFDQREKQKGFDSARRWLTESVVKVMLPRIACANAGYRLNEIADDDFRALFGDRATQSPQHNGVVAFLRLRTQRQRLPDLDSHALKSLANDAAHVAATEVARLTHAQCDKSEWRIVYDHLAHIVHLLGLQPPLWRKLEKCFVPFDAQPAIRRMCDARWWLNSLRRTANEWRKCMALEDGEGNRISLMDGYAASQANPAIRHTELMVRLQGYEDIANEQGYIGAFVTVTAPSSHHATLENGRVNRKWNGDSPADTQRYLNGVWTCARAKCHRQKRRFFGMRVAEPHHDGAVEIYSSGFHTCEYPLDVFNYDEPANHRFAEVEVFGDIAHGARGSKLASSTITIKKALSLHQMVGRAVECIASKIDKSAERTIVEGDGSAATNTGHRSTADVSGIGSVAASLGAQGKAKAAEGSAIVLCYRNDEGDIIHIRASKIGDNGVKPDTWYVLNANGEFEEAGD; from the coding sequence ATGCGCCTTACCGAGCTTCGCCGCGAGGACACTCTCCTGGCGAAAAAGCAGGTTGACGACCAGCTGGAAACGGTGAGTTCCAGTATTTACTGGCGCTTTGACCAGCGCGAAAAGCAAAAGGGCTTTGACAGCGCCCGCCGCTGGCTAACCGAGTCCGTGGTTAAGGTGATGTTGCCGCGCATTGCGTGTGCAAACGCCGGCTACCGCCTGAATGAAATAGCAGACGACGATTTCCGGGCGCTGTTTGGCGACCGCGCAACCCAATCCCCCCAGCATAATGGCGTGGTGGCCTTTTTACGCCTGCGCACCCAGCGTCAGCGTCTGCCCGACCTGGACAGTCATGCGCTCAAGTCCCTGGCGAACGACGCCGCCCATGTTGCCGCCACGGAAGTGGCCCGCCTGACCCACGCGCAGTGCGATAAAAGCGAATGGCGCATCGTCTATGACCACCTGGCCCACATTGTTCATCTGCTGGGCCTACAGCCGCCGCTCTGGCGCAAGCTAGAAAAATGTTTTGTTCCCTTTGATGCCCAACCGGCCATCAGACGAATGTGTGATGCGCGGTGGTGGCTGAACAGCCTGCGCCGTACCGCCAACGAGTGGCGCAAATGCATGGCGCTGGAAGATGGAGAGGGTAACCGTATCAGCCTGATGGATGGCTATGCCGCCAGCCAGGCCAATCCCGCCATCCGACACACTGAGCTGATGGTACGACTACAGGGGTATGAAGATATCGCCAATGAACAGGGCTATATTGGCGCATTTGTAACTGTTACAGCCCCCTCAAGCCATCACGCCACGCTGGAAAATGGGCGCGTTAACCGTAAATGGAACGGGGACAGCCCGGCAGACACCCAGCGCTACCTTAATGGCGTCTGGACTTGCGCCCGCGCCAAATGCCATCGCCAGAAGCGGCGCTTTTTCGGTATGCGTGTCGCCGAGCCGCATCATGACGGCGCGGTAGAAATCTATAGTTCAGGTTTTCACACCTGCGAATATCCGCTTGATGTCTTTAATTACGACGAGCCTGCAAATCATCGTTTTGCCGAGGTTGAAGTATTCGGCGATATCGCCCATGGAGCGAGAGGCAGCAAACTCGCCAGTAGCACAATTACCATCAAGAAGGCGCTGTCCCTCCACCAAATGGTTGGCCGCGCCGTCGAGTGCATAGCGAGTAAAATTGATAAGTCCGCAGAACGGACTATCGTTGAAGGCGACGGGTCCGCCGCCACCAACACCGGCCACCGGTCGACGGCAGACGTTAGCGGCATCGGATCGGTTGCCGCGTCTCTCGGCGCGCAGGGTAAGGCTAAAGCCGCTGAGGGCAGCGCAATCGTACTGTGCTACCGCAATGATGAGGGCGACATTATCCACATCCGCGCCAGCAAGATTGGCGACAACGGCGTGAAACCGGATACCTGGTATGTGCTTAATGCAAACGGCGAATTTGAAGAGGCCGGTGATTGA
- a CDS encoding phage tail tape measure protein, translated as MSLLPKEKKKLQAVAAQLYRHGISIRQSDNATAQLTRRTESYNRQLVAQQRHLSALTRMQASYARAKETRGKLAGRGADAMAAGGGELYASQRLLAPGRDFDAGMSSVQALTRLGYLDAGQMDRVSDVLTGAFTRTNTDLRQLGETMTYAGPMAADLGVSLESMAAMAEILKEARQALRTFDQPSQARLKKDLFGEEAMVGMGAVMEAAVNGKYDALFNALMHAGGETGRIAQPRGAAGNALQMGLSRGAARAGRGQRWPCWAMGSGRWPLRALVCCAMLPERGLPCWLRHWWPRAY; from the coding sequence ATGAGCTTATTGCCGAAGGAGAAGAAAAAACTCCAGGCGGTGGCCGCCCAGCTGTACCGTCACGGCATTTCCATCCGTCAGAGCGATAACGCTACCGCGCAGCTCACCCGCCGCACTGAAAGCTATAACCGCCAGCTGGTCGCGCAGCAGCGCCATTTAAGTGCCCTGACGCGCATGCAGGCCAGCTATGCCCGCGCCAAAGAGACGCGCGGCAAGCTCGCGGGCAGAGGGGCCGACGCCATGGCGGCGGGTGGGGGCGAGCTGTATGCCTCACAACGCCTGCTGGCCCCTGGACGGGATTTTGATGCCGGCATGTCCAGCGTGCAGGCGTTGACCCGCCTGGGCTACTTGGATGCGGGGCAGATGGATCGCGTGTCCGACGTCCTGACCGGTGCGTTTACCCGTACCAATACCGATTTACGCCAGCTGGGGGAAACCATGACCTATGCGGGCCCGATGGCGGCGGATCTGGGCGTCAGTCTGGAAAGCATGGCGGCCATGGCGGAGATCCTCAAGGAGGCCAGGCAGGCGCTGCGCACGTTTGACCAACCCAGCCAGGCGCGCCTGAAAAAAGATTTGTTTGGCGAAGAGGCCATGGTGGGCATGGGCGCGGTGATGGAGGCCGCCGTTAACGGCAAGTATGACGCCCTGTTTAACGCCCTGATGCACGCGGGCGGCGAAACTGGGCGCATTGCGCAACCGCGGGGCGCTGCTGGCAATGCCCTGCAGATGGGCCTGTCACGGGGTGCGGCCAGGGCCGGACGGGGGCAGCGCTGGCCGTGTTGGGCAATGGGCTCAGGACGCTGGCCACTTCGGGCTTTGGTATGTTGTGCAATGTTGCCAGAGCGGGGGTTACCCTGCTGGTTGCGGCACTGGTGGCCGCGGGCGTACTGA